Proteins from one Verrucomicrobiia bacterium genomic window:
- a CDS encoding class I SAM-dependent methyltransferase, whose protein sequence is MSFDRLAPVYRLMERLLAGDKLQRCRLAHLAQAQHAARKALLLGEGTGRFLIPLLQSNPHLQVTCVDASAGMIEQTRHALKQAHADETRVQFIHADIFQWSPAETSFDLIATHFFLDCFRADQLDALIPKLASFTTPDALWLLSDFNLPPTGLARLRAQLILWAMYRFFRLVTNLPAHHLTDCTTHLQQNGFISIAHETHEWGLLRSDCWKRDSGARLSESQQHT, encoded by the coding sequence ATGAGCTTTGACCGGCTCGCTCCGGTTTACCGCCTCATGGAACGCCTCCTCGCGGGCGATAAACTCCAGCGCTGCCGCCTCGCTCACCTTGCTCAAGCCCAACACGCCGCCCGCAAAGCTCTCCTCCTCGGCGAAGGCACCGGCCGCTTCCTCATCCCGCTGCTCCAAAGCAATCCACACCTCCAAGTCACCTGCGTCGATGCCAGCGCCGGAATGATCGAACAAACCCGCCACGCCCTGAAACAAGCGCACGCCGATGAAACCCGCGTGCAATTCATCCACGCCGATATCTTTCAATGGTCCCCAGCCGAAACCAGCTTCGACCTCATCGCCACCCACTTCTTCCTCGATTGCTTCCGCGCCGATCAATTGGACGCCTTGATCCCCAAGCTCGCCTCCTTCACCACACCCGATGCCCTCTGGCTCCTCTCCGATTTCAATCTCCCACCAACCGGCCTCGCCCGTCTGCGCGCGCAACTAATCCTCTGGGCCATGTATCGTTTCTTCCGCCTCGTCACGAATCTCCCCGCTCATCACCTCACCGACTGCACCACGCACCTGCAACAAAACGGCTTCATCTCAATCGCCCACGAAACCCACGAATGGGGCCTGCTCCGCTCCGACTGCTGGAAACGCGACAGCGGAGCGCGACTCTCCGAGTCGCAGCAACACACCTAA
- a CDS encoding copper-binding protein, with translation MNKKLFVTIAALTVLALPTFAAKTEKEGKGERHGGTVKAVSSDSHTLTVSHGKKDKSETYKVAKEVDLSKVKVGDNVQLKVSDANVVEAITPAKKKDK, from the coding sequence ATGAATAAAAAACTGTTCGTAACCATCGCTGCCCTCACCGTCCTCGCCCTGCCCACTTTCGCCGCCAAGACCGAGAAGGAAGGCAAAGGCGAACGCCACGGCGGCACCGTCAAAGCCGTGAGCTCGGACAGCCACACGCTGACTGTCTCCCACGGCAAGAAAGACAAATCCGAGACCTACAAAGTCGCCAAGGAAGTCGATCTCTCCAAAGTCAAAGTGGGCGACAACGTGCAGTTGAAAGTTTCTGACGCGAACGTGGTCGAAGCGATCACGCCCGCGAAGAAAAAGGACAAGTAA